The following are encoded in a window of Castanea sativa cultivar Marrone di Chiusa Pesio chromosome 9, ASM4071231v1 genomic DNA:
- the LOC142608777 gene encoding uncharacterized protein LOC142608777 — protein sequence MQGFRGALDFCRLKDLGFNGYSFTCCNRRLGDQNVWVRLDRGVATVEWILHFPTSQIHHLDAFHSDHKPILLCSDSEFKHFYKKGRPFRFEAMWIKDKTCEAVIQEAWAGHLGNSPVQSFNQKIDMCQVNLRNWNRTSFGHVRNLLSKKLKDLKWAEESDECSTNPSRIHQLQNDIEALKSKEECMWKQRSRNSWLKEGDRNTKFFHCRANRKNKRNHILGLSNEAGVWVEE from the coding sequence ATGCAAGGGTTCAGGGGTGCTCTGGATTTTTGTAGGCTGAAAGACTTAGGTTTCAATGGATATTCGTTTACTTGTTGTAATAGAAGACTTGGAGATCAGAATGTTTGGGTCCGCCTAGATAGAGGAGTGGCCACGGTGGAGTGGATTTTGCATTTCCCGACATCCCAAATTCACCATCTTGATGCTTTTCATTCGGATCATAAGCCTATTCTGCTATGTTCAGATTCAGAGTTTAAGCACTTCTATAAGAAAGGGAGACCATTTCGCTTCGAAGCGATGTGGATCAAAGATAAGACTTGTGAAGCTGTAATTCAAGAGGCTTGGGCTGGTCATTTAGGAAATAGTCCGGTGCAGAGTTTTAATCAAAAGATTGATATGTGCCAGGTAAATTTGAGGAACTGGAATCGAACATCTTTTGGGCATGTTCGAAATCTCCTATCCAAGAAGCTTAAAGATTTGAAGTGGGCAGAGGAATCAGATGAGTGTAGTACTAACCCTTCCCGAATACACCAGCTTCAGAATGATATTGAAGCTCTCAAGTCGAAAGAAGAATGTATGTGGAAGCAAAGGTCGAGAAATAGTTGGTTAAAAGAGGGAGATCGCAATACCAAGTTCTTTCATTGTAGGGCCAACCGAAAGAATAAAAGGAACCATATTCTGGGATTATCAAATGAAGCTGGGGTCTGGGTGGAAGAGTAA
- the LOC142609751 gene encoding uncharacterized protein LOC142609751: MNGASASSSLRSAFSHCVQQVRSYDYHHYLCLLELPPPMRKAAFALRAFNVETARAMDVASDPRVGLMRLVWWQEAIDKIYAKKLIDHPTAQALSSVISENQISKGWLKRSIEARINDARREVTDIPESIEELEKYAEDTVSTILYMTLQGGGIRSTAADHAASHIGKASGLLLLLKSLPYHASRNQHFSYIPVKVASKHGLLVKEGGRSEILLDSREHLCDAVFEMASVANIHLQKARELAGTVPAEARPVLLHAVPAQVLLDSLRRVNFDVFDPRLSRGVLGIPHLWYQLKLKWNSWRGTY, from the coding sequence ATGAATGGTGCTTCTGCATCTAGTAGCCTACGTTCAGCTTTCTCCCACTGTGTACAACAAGTGCGTAGCTATGATTACCATCACTATCTCTGCCTCCTTGAACTTCCCCCTCCAATGCGGAAGGCTGCTTTTGCACTCCGTGCCTTCAATGTTGAAACAGCGAGAGCAATGGATGTTGCTTCTGATCCCAGGGTTGGGCTTATGCGCCTCGTCTGGTGGCAGGAAGCTATAGACAAAATCTATGCTAAAAAGTTAATAGATCACCCCACAGCACAGGCTCTATCATCAGTGATATCTGAGAACCAAATCAGCAAGGGGTGGTTGAAACGGTCTattgaagctcggatcaacgaTGCAAGAAGAGAGGTTACTGATATTCCTGAATCCATTGAAGAGTTGGAGAAATATGCCGAGGATACTGTATCAACTATTCTGTACATGACACTTCAAGGTGGTGGTATCAGGTCTACTGCAGCTGATCATGCAGCATCTCATATTGGCAAAGCAAGTGGCCTCCTTTTGCTGCTTAAGTCACTACCTTACCATGCCAGTCGTAACCAGCATTTTTCATACATACCAGTTAAAGTGGCTTCCAAGCATGGCTTGTTGGTGAAGGAGGGCGGTCGTTCAGAGATCCTCTTGGATTCTCGTGAGCATTTGTGTGATGCAGTCTTTGAGATGGCATCAGTAGCTAATATCCATCTACAGAAGGCTCGTGAACTAGCTGGAACAGTGCCAGCTGAGGCTCGCCCAGTGCTTCTGCATGCTGTTCCCGCTCAAGTTCTCTTGGATTCCCTGAGGAGGGTAAATTTTGATGTATTTGATCCAAGGTTATCAAGAGGGGTCCTGGGTATTCCTCATTTGTGGTATCAACTTAAACTGAAGTGGAATTCATGGAGGGGGACGTATTGA
- the LOC142608776 gene encoding putative F-box/kelch-repeat protein At4g22430: MALESSAEVSLLPRRKIRKENPEENPIQTPCRKRIRRIKHRDEPEPSHEFFNTIPDSMLLEILYRLPCRTVHQSKSVSKSWYSLISNPLFACSFIHHHHQDSYSDSDPFNLLVAHATFLKEKTQVLPSNNSELSPGGLGFLNFLPRFKHLNLFYKFGIIASFNDLLLVYRRNIRRKLRPPRLSFRKYYICNPLTKQWLKLPLLRENRTVKVGFICDAHNCDKNAHYRYKVVVLVHSHNEPNTTQLHMEIFSSEIGKWCKSVVSSPRVLNPVRDSFKGAHDVVACNGKLHWMDIEENGMIKGFVVFDPFNDAKRCHYIELPKNLPPDLSFGAFRCRH, translated from the coding sequence ATGGCATTAGAGTCAAGTGCAGAAGTTTCTTTGCTTCCACGTCgcaaaataagaaaagaaaacccagaaGAAAATCCAATTCAGACTCCATGTCGCAAAAGAATTCGAAGAATAAAACATCGTGATGAACCAGAACCGTCCCATGAATTCTTCAACACAATCCCTGATTCTATGTTGTTGGAGATCCTTTATCGACTCCCTTGCCGAACTGTTCACCAAAGCAAATCCGTTTCGAAGAGCTGGTATTCACTTATTTCCAATCCCCTCTTTGCTTGCAGCTTcattcaccaccaccaccaagaCTCATACTCAGACTCAGATCCTTTTAATCTTCTGGTAGCGCATGCGACTTTTCTTAAGGAAAAAACCCAGGTTCTTCCATCCAATAATTCTGAGTTGAGCCCTGGCGGACTTGGTTTTCTTAACTTTCTTCCTCGTTTCAAACACTTAAACTTGTTTTATAAGTTTGGCATCATTGCATCGTTCAATGACTTATTGCTAGTATACAGACGAAATATTAGAAGGAAATTGAGGCCTCCTCGTCTAAGCTTTCGCAAGTACTACATCTGCAATCCACTTACCAAACAATGGCTCAAGCTCCCACTTCTGAGAGAGAACAGAACCGTTAAGGTTGGCTTTATTTGCGATGCCCATAACTGTGACAAAAATGCGCATTACAGGTATAAGGTGGTGGTACTCGTTCATTCTCACAATGAACCCAATACCACTCAGTTACACATGGAGATTTTTTCTTCCGAGATTGGTAAATGGTGCAAATCAGTTGTTTCGTCACCGCGGGTATTGAATCCCGTCAGAGATTCGTTTAAGGGTGCTCATGATGTTGTTGCTTGCAATGGGAAGCTGCATTGGATGGATATAGAAGAAAATGGAATGATCAAAGGTTTTGTGGTGTTCGATCCTTTCAACGATGCAAAACGATGCCATTATATTGAGTTACCCAAAAACCTTCCCCCTGATTTATCCTTTGGAGCGTTTCGATGCCGACAttga